One Aegilops tauschii subsp. strangulata cultivar AL8/78 chromosome 7, Aet v6.0, whole genome shotgun sequence genomic window carries:
- the LOC109773502 gene encoding histone H3.3, whose amino-acid sequence MARTKQTARKSTGGKAPRKQLATKAARKSAPTTGGVKKPHRYRPGTVALREIRKYQKSTELLIRKLPFQRLVREIAQDFKTDLRFQSHAVLALQEAAEAYLVGLFEDTNLCAIHAKRVTIMPKDIQLARRIRGERA is encoded by the exons ATGGCCCGTACCAAGCAGACCGCCCGCAAGTCCACCGGCGGCAAGGCGCCCCGCAAGCAGCTCGCCACCAAG GCCGCCAGGAAGTCGGCCCCGACCACCGGCGGCGTGAAGAAGCCGCACCGCTACAGGCCCGGGACCGTGGCGCTCCGCGAGATCCGCAAGTACCAGAAGAGCACGGAGCTGCTCATCCGCAAGCTGCCCTTCCAGCGCCTGGTCCGCGAGATCGCGCAGGACTTCAAGACGGACCTCCGCTTCCAGTCCCACGCCGTGCTCGCCCTCCAGGAGGCGGCCGAGGCCTACCTCGTCGGCCTCTTCGAGGACACCAACCTCTGCGCCATCCACGCCAAGCGCGTCACCATCATGCCCAAGGACATCCAGCTCGCCCGCCGCATCCGCGGGGAGCGCGCCTAA